In the Sarcophilus harrisii chromosome 1, mSarHar1.11, whole genome shotgun sequence genome, one interval contains:
- the KANK2 gene encoding KN motif and ankyrin repeat domain-containing protein 2 isoform X3: MAQILHMEAAFPGKHGPTSPTTFPGKDPEPPYSVETPYGYRLDLDFLKYVDDIEKGHTMKRVAVHRRPRLGSLPRGTGSWWTSTESLCSNASVDSRHSAYSYCGRGFYPQYGALETRGGFNPRVERTLLDARRKLEDQAGSEYSRPQAGGLGSLTPSAAGSTGSLAGAGLPPRLLSTHNGGTPLSTSGLSTPVSPTPGHLQHVREQMAAALRKLRHLEEQVKLIPILQVKVSVLQEEKRQLSVQLKSQKFLGHPGTRAGMGGHGRGELHLDLPDPADPFSDLDTDGEKKESRSVGVGPEDANSQRSVGTWVREKDLGVPEGQVALTAKIAVLETQLKKALHELQLAQGQQASAPALATAPGLTQEGPELPEVTGAPSGQYTPSDSRTWPPPDGPIRVDTVKVVQVQGEPKIAASTATGTPAQRAQNLEPSGPGGLRALVTRSPDGNTWKQPSAAAHCAREVVETTFPGPVIPVVPASLAPSTFHVAKKISITSEPYRVREKDQETASSLGPGCNGLAAPFRGLVKPSEIAPVPAATLPTRALEEPKTVSTTHSFSREQSGNVTLCEKDEAEEDSAALLQAGIKSIMKRKETSTDPVSNRKNLQFIGVNGGYESTSSEDSSTAENFSDNESTESEYHEANEGLPGASDGGRPRGLGSVAEPIWGGKAGTVQRKEPVTEAAPSPKADDEIRLELSSELISACLTLQKYLENPDALTEKEMKAAYSTVLQDWLRLSCHKDAHPEVVRRHMVTFRAMSPQLLQFIVNMADGNGNTALHYTVSHSNFPVVKQLLDTGLCNVDKQNRAGYTAIMLTALAAFRAEGDMDTILQLLRLGDVNFKASQGWFLGEGTLS; the protein is encoded by the exons ATGGCCCAAATTCTGCACATGGAAGCTGCCTTCCCAG GGAAGCATGGACCCACGTCGCCCACAACTTTCCCAGGGAAGGATCCAGAGCCCCCTTACTCGGTCGAGACTCCCTATGGCTACCGGCTAGACCTGGACTTTCTCAAATATGTGGATGATATTGAGAAGGGCCACACCATGAAGCGGGTGGCTGTGCACCGGCGCCCCCGACTCGGCTCCCTGCCCCGAGGGACTGGCTCCTGGTGGACCTCAACCGAGTCCTTGTGTTCGAATGCCAGTGTGGACAGTCGCCACTCTGCCTACTCATACTGTGGCAGAGGCTTTTACCCCCAGTACGGAGCCCTTGAGACTCGAGGGGGCTTCAACCCCCGTGTGGAGAGGACCCTGTTAGATGCCCGCCGAAAGCTGGAGGACCAGGCTGGCAGCGAGTATAGTCGGCCACAGGCAGGTGGGCTGGGCAGCCTGACCCCCAGTGCGGCTGGCTCCACGGGCTCACTGGCCGGCGCCGGGCTCCCCCCACGCCTCTTGTCCACTCACAATGGTGGCACACCACTGAGCACCTCCGGGCTGTCCACGCCTGTGTCGCCCACGCCGGGCCACCTGCAGCACGTGCGGGAACAAATGGCGGCTGCCCTGAGGAAGCTGCGTCACCTGGAGGAGCAGGTGAAACTCATCCCCATTCTTCAAGTCAAGGTGTCCGTGCTGCAGGAGGAGAAACGGCAACTCAGCGTCCAGTTGAAAAGCCAGAAGTTCCTAGGTCACCCCGGGACCCGTGCTGGGATGGGAGGCCATGGCCGAGGGGAGCTCCACCTGGACCTGCCGGACCCTGCTGATCCCTTCTCTGACCTGGACACagatggggagaagaaggaaagccGCTCTGTGGGCGTAGGGCCAGAGGACGCCAACAGCCAGAGAAGCGTGGGCACTTGGGTCCGAGAGAAGGACCTTGGGGTGCCTGAGGGCCAGGTCGCCCTGACTGCTAAGATTGCCGTGCTGGAAACGCAGCTGAAGAAGGCCCTGCATGAACTGCAGCTGGCCCAAGGTCAGCAGGCGTCGGCCCCGGCCCTTGCTACTGCACCTGGGCTCACCCAGGAAGGCCCTGAGCTTCCCGAGGTGACAGGAGCCCCTTCTGGCCAGTATACCCCCAGTGACTCCCGGACCTGGCCACCACCAGATGGGCCCATCAGGGTCGACACTGTGAAGGTGGTTCAGGTACAAGGGGAGCCCAAGATTGCCGCCAGCACAGCCACGGGCACCCCAGCCCAACGGGCCCAAAACCTGGAACCGTCTGGCCCCGGAGGGCTCCGGGCCCTGGTGACACGAAGTCCCGATGGGAATACCTGGAAGCAGCCCTCTGCAGCTGCGCACTGTGCCCGGGAAGTGGTGGAGACCACCTTCCCAGGCCCAGTCATTCCTGTCGTCCCGGCCAGCCTGGCACCTAGCACCTTCCACGTGGCCAAGAAAATCAGCATTACCAGTGAGCCCTACCGAGTCAGGGAGAAAGACCAGGAGACCGCCTCCAGCCTGGGCCCTGGCTGCAATGGGCTGGCAG ctcccttTAGGGGCCTCGTTAAGCCTTCAGAGATAGCCCCAGTGCCAGCAGCTACTCTTCCTACTCGGGCTTTGGAAGAGCCAAAAACAGTATCTACCACCCACAGCTTTTCCAGGGAACAGAGCGGGAATGTGACACTGTGTGAGAAGGATGAAGCTGAGGAGGATTCAG CAGCCCTACTGCAAGCGGGAATCAAGTCCATCATGAAGAGGAAGGAGACCAGTACAGATCCTGTGTCCAATAGGAAGAACCTCCAGTTCATAGGTGTCAATGGCGG GTATGAATCTACGTCATCTGAGGATTCCAGCACGGCTGAGAACTTCTCAGACAATGAGAGTACAGAGAGTGAATACCATGAAGCTAACGAAGGGCTCCCTGGGGCCAGTGATGGAGGCCGGCCTAGGGGATTGGGCTCCGTGGCAGAACCCATCTGGGGAGGCAAGGCTGGAACTGTACAGAGGAAAGAGCCTGTGACTGAGGCAGCCCCCAGCCCAAAGGCAGATGATGAAATCAG GTTGGAACTGAGCTCAGAGCTCATCTCTGCCTGCCTGACCCTGCAGAAGTACCTGGAGAATCCAGATGCCCTCACTGAGAAGGAGATG AAAGCAGCATACAGCACAGTGCTACAGGACTGGCTGAGGCTCTCCTGTCACAAGGATGCCCACCCGGAGGTGGTCCGCAGGCACATGGTCACTTTCCGGGCCATGTCGCCCCAGCTGCTCCAGTTCATCGTCAACATGGCCGATGGCAATGGCAACACTGCCCTGCATTACACTGTGTCCCACTCCAACTTTCCTGTGGTCAAGCAGCTGCTGGACACTG GTCTCTGCAATGTGGACAAACAGAACCGAGCTGGC